The following coding sequences are from one Gossypium raimondii isolate GPD5lz chromosome 4, ASM2569854v1, whole genome shotgun sequence window:
- the LOC128040452 gene encoding uncharacterized protein LOC128040452 — MAKLTQLLTGGGDKGKGPMADVEEGNEDEPFYPPSFTPLHVRAQAEYPRRSSVTIKPQQFQDDAATLMNLQAGSGSNPRANLVNPTIPDFDETDGKEKIKNELPKQLEERCKWLEEKFKAMEVTESYRGIDAKELSLVPDLVLPHKFKLPEFEKYNGTICPEAHITMFCRGMAGYVSNDQLLIHCFQDSLIGAASKWYNQLSRSMIGSWRDLAQAFMKQYSHVTDMVPDRITLQNMEKKPNESFRQYAQRWKEVTVQVQPTLLER; from the coding sequence ATGGCAAAGCTAACCCAATTGTTGACTGGAGGAGGTGATAAGGGAAAGGGTCCCATGGCTGATGTCGAAGAGGGTAATGAGGATGAACCATTCTATCCTCCAAGCTTTACTCCTCTACATGTGCGAGCTCAAGCTGAATACCCGCGTAGATCCTCTGTTACCATTAAGCCTCAGCAATTTCAGGATGACGCTGCGACGCTAATGAATCTTCAGGCTGGATCAGGCTCTAATCCTAGAGCCAACCTTGTTAATCCTACTATCCCTGACTTCGATGAGACAGATGGGAAggagaaaataaagaatgaatTGCCAAAGCAGTTAGAGGAAAGGTGCAAATGGCTCGAAGAGAAATTCAAGGCGATGGAAGTCACTGAAAGCTATCGCGGGATTGACGCTAAAGAGCTGAGCTTAGTTCCAGATTTggtactccctcacaagtttaAGTTGCCAGAattcgagaagtacaatgggacaaTTTGCCCAGAAGCTCATATCACTATGTTCTGCAGGGGAATGGCTGGATATGTTAGCAATGACCAGCTATTGATACACTGTTTCCAAGATAGCCTCATaggggcagcatctaaatggtacaatcaactgaGCCGTAGCatgattggttcatggagggatttagcacaagcattcatgaagCAGTACAGTCATGTAACAGACATGGTACCTGACAGAATCACCCTtcagaatatggaaaagaagccaaACGAGAGctttaggcagtatgcacagaggtggaagGAGGTCaccgtccaagttcagccaacGCTTTTGGAAAGATAA